One genomic region from Uloborus diversus isolate 005 chromosome 2, Udiv.v.3.1, whole genome shotgun sequence encodes:
- the LOC129216065 gene encoding uncharacterized protein LOC129216065: MNTNKTQLTYVTSLPELNKMLADSTKNIKDVFFPKEEIAALQWDTSEKFVSQDISTNIFVAAFTTAWARLKLYQEMDKLGRSVLYHDTDSIIYASNGLNDPPIGNFLGEFTDELNGDTITTFVSGGPKNYAYETSRGKTCCKVRGFTLNFRNCQVLNFHSMKILVRSMDDEGVVITNPTTITREPKRCKVINKKETKLYRMVYDKRVIVPSDLSTLPYGY; encoded by the exons ATGAATACGAATAAGACGCAGCTGACGTATGTTACTTCGCTTCCTGAGTTAAATAAAATGCTTGCAGATTCAacgaaaaat ATCAAGGATGTATTTTTCCCGAAGGAAGAAATTGCAGCTCTGCAGTGGGATACCTCGGAGAAGTTCGTCTCGCAAGACATTTCAACCAACATCTTCGTCGCTGCCTTCACCACGGCCTGGGCGCGACTCAAACTTTACCAGGAAATGGATAAGTTGGGCAGATCGGTGCTCTATCACGACACTGATTCCATCATTTATGCAAGTAACGGTTTAAATGATCCCCCTATAGGCAATTTTTTAGGAGAATTCACCGACGAATTAAATGGGGACACGATTACTACATTTGTGTCTG GTGGACCAAAGAATTACGCGTATGAAACATCTAGAGGTAAAACGTGCTGTAAGGTAAGGGGGTTTACCTTAAACTTTCGAAACTGTCAAGTATTAAACTTTCATTCCATGAAAATCCTAGTACGGAGCATGGATGACGAAGGAGTAGTCATCACAAATCCAACCACGATAACCCGTGAGCCTAAACGCTGCAAAGTTATTAACAAGAAAGAGACAAAACTATACCGAATGGTCTATGATAAACGAGTCATTGTACCCTCTGACCTATCCACTCTTCCCTACGGATACTGA
- the LOC129216552 gene encoding uncharacterized protein LOC129216552 produces MVPVNGYVNNTNFSADSIRWLDFVSETTGQQIQHALNAKGEKKIAGISVDGFCEATKTVYQYHVNKYCQYPIGHPDIITEGFGDIEQYFGIVKCRVVAPRELYLPVLPFRTQGKLMFPLCKTCAETLQQSPCTHTEDERALVGTWVTEEVKLAVRKGYRVTHIYEVYDFKKKSDSLFRSYIDLFLKIKQESSGWPAECVTDLDKAEYISQYRQREGISLDAASIEKNPGRRQVAKLALNSFWGR; encoded by the exons ATGGTGCCAGTCAATGGATACGTCAATAACACCAACTTTAGTGCGGATAGCATACGATGGTTGGATTTCGTGTCCGAAACCACAGGACAGCAAATACAGCACGCGTTGAATGCTAAAGGAGAGAAGAAAATAGCCGGAATATCCGTGGATGGTTTTTGCGAAGCAACGAAAACTGTGTATCAATATCAT gtTAACAAATACTGTCAGTACCCAATAGGCCATCCAGATATAATCACCGAAGGGTTTGGGGACATAGAACAGTACTTCGGCATAGTTAAATGCAGGGTTGTGGCACCCCGTGAGTTATACCTTCCAGTACTACCGTTTCGGACACAAGGGAAGTTGATGTTCCCGTTATGTAAGACATGTGCTGAAACGTTGCAGCAATCGCCGTGCACTCATACTGAGGACGAAAGAGCCTTGGTTGGCACATGGGTCACTGAAGAGGTGAAACTGGCTGTCAGGAAGGGCTACCGAGTGACACAT aTCTACGAGGTGTACGATTTCAAAAAGAAGTCAGATTCTCTTTTTAGGTCTTACATTGAcctctttttgaaaataaaacaagagAGCAGCGGTTGGCCCGCGGAATGTGTAACCGATCTAGACAAAGCAGAATATATTTCACAGTACAGGCAAAGGGAAGGAATATCATTAGATGCAGCCAGTATTGAGAAAAACCCTGGTCGTCGACAAGTTGCCAAATTGGCACTTAACAGTTTCTGGGGACGGTaa
- the LOC129216553 gene encoding uncharacterized protein LOC129216553, whose amino-acid sequence MPLGNKRKLDEDSSNYAEELRDSDDDTNPDQPHSGAAFIEDEENGYHNLENAVRLDVHSRRENKKYNANQVVFRARVDTDQLPTELQNNPLAAARESVRELFRLLIERSTEGLKPSDLIRFCIQSDGLDRPLSTRLMPVSELTLEILLAAVLKVLQSKDQIMLDSTFFVDIVTLRRDVGAGRICKVVNHEVDRLRKQSILSIPMVEEGTCCAMSIVFALAHLHKDTKLVDVLRDRRRSTLQNRARELHVAAGVPIGPCTYAEVAKFEKHLDIQIVVISTDNLNKVSYKGPYREQRINLWLHNQHFDVIKSLKGFYASNFYCETCEKPYDHIDRHICPNACRICFRVGCTPQQPKRCSNCERLCQSDECYSAHREKKGKQQYSICDTIYQCSKCCKIIRKRECAREAHKCGTVSCPSCKNYVKSADHLCYLRTIPPKKSSDRLIYFDFETDQSSGEHVVNFAVAQYADGREKVFKGYAACSDFSSWFFSSEHKGYTGIAHNMKG is encoded by the exons ATGCCTTTAGGAAATAAGAGAAAACTGGATGAAGATTCTAGCAAT tATGCTGAAGAGTTACGGGATTCTGACGATGAC ACTAATCCCGACCAGCCTCATTCAGGTGCTGCTTTCATCGAAGACGAAGAAAATGGCTATCACAAT ttggaAAATGCGGTACGATTGGATGTGCATTCTCGAAGAgagaataaaaaatacaatgcGAATCAAGTGGTATTTCGAGCTAGAGTGGATACAGATCAACTGCCTACAGAACTCCAGAACAATCCCTTGGCTGCAGCTAGGGAATCCGTGCGGGAGCTGTTCCGGTTGTTGATTGAACGATCAACGGAAGGGTTGAAACCATCGGACTTGATCCGCTTCTGCATTCAATCAGATGGGCTGGATAGGCCTCTATCAACAAGACTAATGCCTGTCTCCGAACTGACTTTGGAGATTTTACTTGCTGCAGTACTCAAAGTGCTACAGTCCAAAGACCAAATAATGCTCGACTCGACCTTTTTTGTGGACATAGTGACATTACGAAGAGATGTAGGAGCTGGGCGAATATGCAAAGTCGTCAATCACGAGGTGGACCGCTTACGAAAGCAGTCTATTTTAAGTATTCCAATGGTCGAAGAAGGAACATGCTGTGCAATGAGCATTGTGTTTGCATTGGCTCATTTGCATAAAGACACGAAACTGGTTGATGTTCTGAGAGATCGTCGACGATCCACATTGCAGAATAGGGCACGGGAGCTGCATGTTGCTGCTGGTGTGCCTATTGGGCCATGCACCTACGCAGAAGTAGCGAAATTTGAgaagcatttggatatccaaatTGTCGTGATTTCTACAGACAATCTGAACaag GTATCTTATAAAGGACCCTACAGGGAACAAAGAATCAACCTTTGGTTACACAACCAGCACTTTGATgtgattaaaagtttaaaaggattctatgcaagcaatttttattgcgAAACTTGTGAGAAGCCTTATGATCACATTGATAGGCACATCTGTCCTAATGCCTGCCGTATTTGTTTCAGAGTAGGTTGTACCCCACAACAACCAAAGCGCTGTTCAAACTGTGAACGGCTGTGCCAATCAGATGAGTGCTACAGTGCGCatagagaaaaaaaaggcaagcaaCAATACTCCATTTGTGATACG atctaTCAATGCTCCAAATGTTGCAAAATTATCAGGAAGCGGGAGTGTGCTAGAGAGGCACACAAATGTGGGACGGTCAGTTGTCCTTCATGTAAAAACTACGTGAAATCCGCTGACCATTTATGCTATCTTCGCACGATTCCCCCTAAGAAATCATCGGATCGGTTGATCTACTTCGATTTTGAAACGGATCAATCATCCGGTGAACATGTCGTTAACTTTGCGGTAGCACAGTATGCTGATGGAAGGGAAAAGGTGTTTAAGGGCTACGCAGCCTGTTCGGACTTTAGTTCATGGTTCTTTAGTTCTGAGCACAAAGGATATACAGGAATAGCGCATAACATGAAAGGGTAA